TGCGCCATGATCAACGCCGACCCGGGGTTCTTGGGATAGACGAAGGCGCCGCTGCCCCCGCCCACCACGTCCGCCACCCAGGAGTTGTTGCTGCTCCATTGGATATTGACGGAACTCGTGATGTTGCACCCGCCCGTGTCGGTCACCTGTGCGCTGATCCCGAAACCCGGGTCCCCTGCGGGATAGAAGCCGCCCAGGCCATTGATCACCACGGAGCCCGGCACGTTCGTGCAGGTCTGACCGCTCCGCGCCTTTCCATCCGGGGTTGGGGAGGTGGGCGCCTCCCCGCACCCTGCCGCGGCCATCGCCAGCGCCGCAAACGTCGTCATCCACACGCGATTCTTTACCATCGCTCTCTCCTCGGGGCAGCACCACGCGGGGAACGTCCCGTGGCAGATGTGCCGCGGGTGAGTCCTGAACCGAAGGTAAAAGCGGCAGGCAAGGAAATACAATATTTTTCCATTAATGTTTCATGGTTCACACCGGCACGATGGAAGTGCAGTCCAGCAGAGAGTCCAAAGAAAAGCGACGCTCGCGTTTCCGCGAGCGTCGCCAACCAGTTATCTTACGCCACGAGTGGACACCGTTCGCCTCGTCCGCTCCGCCCGTGAACCGGGCATCGCGCCCTCGCTACCGGCGGCGCCGGGCGTAGGCGATCCCGTCCGGGCCAGTGCCCACGTCCATGTAGCGGGTGAGGGTGCCGGTGGCGAGGTCCAGCACCCCCACCTGGTTGCGGCCCTGGAGCGCGACGAACGCCGTGCGCCCGTCCGGGGAGAGCGCAAAGCCCACGGGGCCGGCGCCGCCCTCGCCCGCGGTGCCGGCGGGGATCTGCACCAGCGCGGTCTCACGCGGGGCGGCCGCGTCGAACACCCGCACCGCGCCCAGCATCGGGTTGGAGACGACGGCGCGGCGGCCGTCGGGCGTCAGGGCCAGGCGGTAGGGGAGGCCGGGGGCCGGAAGCGTGTCCAGCGGCGCCAGCGTGGCCGCGTCGAGCACGATGACGGTGTTGTCCTGGTTGCTCCCGACCCAGAGCCGCCGCCCGTCCGGCGACAGCGCGATCCCTTCGGTTCGCGGCGCCACCTTGGCGGTGCGGGCGGGGGTGCGCCCCGTCGCGTCCAGCGCCGTCACCGAGCCGCCGCCCATGTTGGCCGTGTAGATCGTGCGCCCGTCCGGCGAAACGGATAGCATGTGCGACCCCGCCTCGCCCGTGGGGAGGGCGCGCAGCACCGTGCCGCGGTTCAGGTCCACGATCAGCACGGCGCGGTTCGTCTCCACCGTCACCGCGAGCTGCCCGTTGGGGAGGAAGGCGGCGCCGTGCGGGCGCCGGTACTCGCCGAGCGGTATGGTCTTGGTGACGGCGCGGCGGTCCAGGTCGATGAGGGTGAGCGAGCTGCCCGGCGTCTGCGCGCCGTAGTTGGTAACCACCGCCCAGCGCCCGTCGCGCGACACGGCGACCTCGTGCGGGCCGACGCCGGTGGGGAGGGTCGCAACCGTGCGCCCCGACGCCACGTCGAGAAGGGTGGCGGTGGCGGCCTGCTTGTTCGCCACCACCAGCAGGTCGCCGCGCTGGGCGTGCAGCGCGCCCGGGAGCGCGGCGAGGGCCAGGAGGAGCGTGGAAAGGAGTCGCATGGGTCCGGGGCGTCGTGGGTGATGGACGGGCGCGTGGGTGCTAAAAATGCCGCACACCGGCCCACGGCGAAAGAGCCACGCGGCATGCGGGGTGCGGAAGACGAAACCACGCGGGACGTGATCCGTACCATTCGGGGTGCGCCGGAGCAGCCGGCGCCCATTCGCGCACAGCACGGGAGAGAACTCGATGACCGATTCAACCAACGACCCCTTCGGCAGCTCGGGCGGGAGCGGGGCCGGCGGGGGCTTCAGCGGCACGGGCCCGGGCTACGGCGGCACCGGTCCGGGCGCCGCGGGCGCGGGCGACGGATCGCCCGGCCTGGGTGCCGATGAGACGGCGGGGAGCACCGGCAGCACGGGCGGCAAGAGGCGTGACCCGCTGGAGGAGATCGCGTCCAAGATCGACGCGGCGCTCTCGGAGCTCAGGCCCAAGCTCAAAAACGCCTTCCAGGAGCTGGACCAGCGGGTGGATTCGGCGCTCGACGACATCCGCCCCAAGGTGGACGAGGCGCGGGCGCGGGCCCGGCCCAAGGTGGACGAGTTCGTCTCCGAGATCCAGCCCCGGCTGGACGCGCTGATCTCGCGCGTGCAGGGCGCGCTCGACGGGCTTCGCCAGGACCTGGACACCCGCGCCGACCGCGCGCAGGCACGCCACGGCACCACGGAAGGCGCATCCACGGCCGGGACGACGTCGAGCACTCCGGCCGGCTCCACCACGAGCCCGGCGACGGGCGGGACGGCCGGCGCGAGCACCGGCTCCACGACGGGAAGCGGGACGGCCGCCGGCGATCCGTGGCCGGTGATGACGGACGACACCAAGCGTGCCGATCCGCCCATCGAGGAGACGTTCGGGCCGCGCTCCGGTGCGGGTGCGAGCAGCGCGGAGGGAGACGGCTCGCCGTCGCTCTGAACCCTTTCCGGTAGCAGATGGCCCCGGGCGCGCAGCCATGCGCGCCCGGGGCTTCGTGTTACGCGCCGGGGGACACTTTTTGCTTCGAGGTGCTCCGCTCTTTTCGGGGGCCGTACGCTGGCCCCCCACGCATTCACCGAACGTTGGAGGACACCATGAACGCCACTCGCACGCTCGCCCTGGCCTGTATGCTGACGGCCGCCACTGCCGGCGCCGCCGCCGCCCAGACCACCTCCGGGCAGACGACGACCTCGGGACAGACCACGCAGCAGCAGGACACCATGCGGATGCAGCAGGGCCAGAATCACCAGGGCCACACCACCCAGCAGGGGCAGACCACGCAGGGCACCATGCAGCAGGGCCAGAACAACACGCAGGGCACCATGCAGCAGGGGCAGAACATGCAGGGCCAGCAGGGCACCATGCAGGGCCAGAACCAGAACAATCTCCAGCAGGGCCAGAACATGAACAACGGCACGAACATGAACGGCCAGAACATGAACAACGGCGGGATGAACAGCGGCGGCATGAACGACAACAACGGGATGCGCCAGGGGATGCGGGTCCGCAAGGACAGCTAGCATCCCTTTTTTGCTACCGCCGGGGAGGGGCGTCCTCCCCGGCGGCGGCGCATCGCACTTCGTGGTCCCGTAGCAGTGCTCCCATGATGCGGCTCTTTCATCCAGACCGTCTCCGCGCCGCGCTCGCCGGCGTGGTGCTCGCCGCCGCGGCGTTGCCGCTGGCCGCGCAGCAGCCGGATGCGCGCGCTCCCCTGGCGCGCCCCGTCGCCGCGGCGCGCCCGCAGGCCATGCCCGCGCCTGCGGCCCGTCCGCGCCCGCGCGCCCGGCCCATGACCCGCGAGCAGGTGGAGGAGGCGGCGCGCACGGCTCGCGGAAGGCGCCTCATCGTCTCGCTGGACGAGCGGCGGCTCTGGTCGATGGACAACGGCGACACGCTGTACTCCGCGCCCATCGCCGTCGGCAAGGGGACGGAGCTCTCGTTCGGCGGCGCGCGGTGGAACTTCACCACGCCGTTCGGCGTCCGCCGGGTGCGGAGCAAGGAGACCAACCCCGTCTGGACGCCGCCGGATTGGCACTACGTGGAGCTGGCGCGCGACAGCAGCTGGAAGCTCGTGCGGCTGGAGCGCGGGCGCCCCATCACCCTCCCCGACCGCAGCCGCCTGGAGGTGCGAGGCGAGCGGATCGGGCGCGTCGTGGCCGGCCGCTTCGAGCCGATCCCGGCGGACGAGGAGGTGATCTACGGCGACACCCTCTTCATCCCGCCGCTGGGAACCGCCAACCGCCGCGTGGAGGGGGAGCTGGGTGCCTTCAAGCTGGCGCTGGGCGACGGCTACATGATCCACGGCACCCCGCACCAGGACTCCATCGGCCAGGCCGCCACCCACGGCTGCATCCGGATGAAGGACCAGGACATCAGTTACATCTACCATACGGTGCCGGTGGGGACCGCGGTCTACATCTACTGAAGTGCGTTAGTGCGGAACAGCGGGGGACAGGGAACGGCGGCGGGACTGTAGGACAGGAGGGGGAGGACAGCAGGCAGGAACTCAAGGCTACCCCCCCCTTTGTCATCCTGAGCGACGCGCGTCGCCGGCCTCAGCCCGGGGCGGTACTGTGGCGCGGAGCGAAGGATCTACTGCGCGTGCCGAGAGGTCCGTCGTGTCGCGCCGGCCTCTTGCTCCGCCGGCTAGATCCTTCGGTCGCCGCAGGAGTCCGGAGCCGTGGTGCAGAGCCGTGGAGGCGGCTCTCTCAGGATGACATGTGCGTTTTCGAGGGGCCGGCGGGGCATGCCGGCCCCTTTCCGCGCTGGCTAGATTCCTCGATCACCGCTAAAATCCGGTGCGCGCCAACGCACTCACGCACCAACGCACTTCCCCGCCGATCCTCCCCCTAAAGCCGTCCCCCGAATGCCGCTGATCTCCGTGCAGGACCTTACCCACCGCTACCCCGGCGGCGTGACCGCGCTGGATGGGCTGTCGCTGGAGCTGGAGCCCGGGATCATCGGGTTCGTGGGCGCCAACGGAGCGGGAAAGAGCACCTTCATCAAGATCCTGCTGGGGCTGCTGACGCCCACGCAGGGCACCGTGCGCGTGCTGGACCGCGACGCCATCGCCGACAGCCTGGCCGTGCGCCAGCTCGTGGGCTACATGCCCGAGCACGACTGCCTTCCGCCCCAGCTCACCGCCACCGAGCTGGTGTCGCACATGGGGCGGCTGGCGGGGCTGCCGCGTGCCGCCGCCCGCGAGCGCACCGCCGAGATGCTTCGCCACGTGGGGCTCTACGAGGAGCGCTACCGGCCCGTCAGTGGCTACAGCACCGGGATGAAGCAGCGGGTGAAGCTGGCGCAGGCGCTGGTGCACGACCCCCGGCTCCTCCTGCTGGACGAGCCCACCAACGGCCTGGACCCCGCCGGGCGCGACGAGATGCTGGAGCTGATCGAGCGCACCGGCACCGAGTTCGGCATCGCGGTGCTCGTCTGCTCGCACCTGCTGGGGGAGATCGAGCGGGTGTGCGACTTCCTGGTGGCCATAGACGGAGGGCGGCTGCTGAGCGCGGCGCCGCTCGGCTCGTTCACGGGCGAGGAAGGGGTGCTCGCGGTGGAGGTGGATGAAGGGACCGACGAGCTGCTCGCCCGCCTCACAGCCGACGGGGTGGAGGCGCATGCGGAGGGATCGCTCCTCCTCCTCCCCCTGCGCGGCGACGGGCCGTACGACGCGGTGCGAGACGCCGCCGCCGACCTGGGGCTCGCGCTGGTGAGGATGGAGCCTCGCCGCCACTCGCTGCAGGAGCTCTTCCGCACCCCGGCCACCGGAGACGCGCATGCGCCGCGCCGCTGAAGCAGGAGTCATCTACGACATCGGGTACCAGCGCTACGAGGGGGCGCGGCTGGGGCGCGGATACGCGTTCCGCACCCTCTTCGTCCACTCGCTGCGCCAGGCGTGGGGGCTGGGGCGCGGCGGCAAGGCGCTGATCATCCCGTTCCTGCTGCTCTTCCTCGTCTGCATGCCCGCGGTCGTCCAGGTGCTGGTGGGGATCGTATCCCAGGGGGAGGGAAAGCTGCTGGAGTATTCGAGCTACTTCCGTTACGTGCAGCCGCTCGTGCTGCTGTTCTGCGCGGCGCAGGCGCCGGAGCTGGTGAGCACCGACCAGCATCACCGCGTGCTGCCGCTGTACTTCTCGCGACCGCTGCGCCGGGGCGACTACGCGGGGGCCAAGCTCCTGGCGATGGCCGCCACCGTCTGGATCCTGGCGCTGACGCCCATGGCCCTGCTCTTCATCGGCCGCCTGGCCGCGGCGAGCGACGTGGGCGCCGTGCTGCGCGCGGAGCGGGGCTCCGTCCTTCCCGTGCTGGCTTCCACATTGGCAATTGCGGCCGTGATGGGCTCGATTTCGGTGGCGCTGGCGTCGTTCACGGCGCGCCGCGCGCTGGGGACCGCCGCCATCTTTGGGACGATGTTCCTGACGGCCGTCGTCTCCGCGATCGTGCAGAAGAACAGCGCCACGGGAGTGCCCGGGTATGGCACGCTGATGAGCCCCCTGCTCGTGCTGGCCGGCCTGATGCGCTGGCTCTTCGACGTCCAGCCGACCGGGCCGGGTGGCGGGCCCGTTCCGCCGAACCCCGTCGGCGGGCTGGGCTACGCGGGGATGGCGGTCGCGCTGGTGGTGCTGGCGTCACTCGCGATCTTTGCGCGCTACTCGCGGGTGCGCACGTGAGCGCCGCGTTCGCGCCCAACACGCCCGCGCTGGAGTTGCGCGGCGCGTCTCGCTGGTACGGCAACGTGGTGGCCATCAACGACGTCTCCTTTTCGCTCGCCGCGGGGATCACGGGGCTGCTGGGGCCCAACGGTGCCGGCAAATCCACCCTGCTGCACATGATGGCCGGCTTCCTGGCTCCATCCGCCGGCAGTGTGCTGGTGGAGGGCCGGCCCGCATGGCGCAACCCGGAGGCGTACCGCGCCCTGGGCCTGGTGCCGGAGCGCGAAGCGGTGCAGCCCTTTCTCACGGCCCGCGAGTTCGTGCGCTTCAACGCCGTGATGCAGGGCGTCGCGGACCCGGCCGGCGCCACCGAGCGCGCGCTGGAAGAGGTGGACCTGCTCGGCGCGGCGGACCGTAAGATCGGCACCTTTTCCAAGGGGATGCGGCAGCGCGCCAAGGTGGCCGGCGCGCTGGTGCACGACCCGCGCATCCTGCTGCTGGACGAGCCGTTCAACGGAATGGACCCCGGCCAGCGCCTGCACATGATGGAGCTCCTCCGCGCCCAGGCGGACGCGGGGCGCACGGTGCTGATCTCGTCGCACATCCTGGAGGAGCTGGACCGCCTGGCGGACAGCGTGCTCGTGCTGGTGGCGGGGCGATTGGCGGCGTCGGGGCACTTCCGCGAGATCCGGCGGCTGATGACGGACCGCCCGCACACCTTTGTCCTGCGCTCCAGCGACGACCGGCGCCTTGCCGCCGCCCTCTTCGCCGACCCCTCGGTCGCGGGCGCGGAGCTGTCGTCCGCGGGGCTGACGGTGCGTACCGAGGACCGCAGCGCCTTTGCGCACGCGCTGCCGAAAGTGGCGCGCGCAATGGGCGTCACGCTGCGCGAGGTGCGCCCCTCCGACGAATCGCTCGAGAGCGTCTTCTCCTACCTGGTGCAACGATGATCCTGGCCGTGGAGCGCGCGCTCGCGTCGGTGACCGCGCGGCAGATCCTGGCGCGGCGCCGTGCGCTGGTGCTGGCCGCATTCGGGCTCTCTCCCGTCCTGATCGCCGCCCTCTTCCGCCGCGGCGGCGACGCCGCGCTGACCAACGTCATCGAGCTGGAGACGATGATCATCCTCCCGGTCATCCTTCCCATCATCGCGCTCGTGATCGCCACGGGGGTCTTCGGCGCGGAAATCGACGATGGGACGGCGCTGTACGTCCTCTCGAAACCGGTGGCGCGCTGGCGCATCGTCCTGACGCGCGTGCTGGTGGCCGCCGCCGTAACCACCCTGCTGACGGCCCCCGCGGCGCTGCTGGTGGTGCCCGTTGCCGGCGTCATCGAGCCCAGGACGATCGGGATGGCCTTCGCCGTGGCGGTGGCGGTGGGAGCGCTGCTTTACTCGGCGGTCTTCGTGGCGCTGAGCCTGGTGACGCGGCGCGCGCTGGTGGCGGGGCTCGTGTACGTCGTCGTGTGGGAGGGGATCATCGCGACGCAGGCCCCCGGCGCGCGTTATCTCAGCATCATCCAGTTCATCCTCACTCTCGCCCAGCTGATCGCGGGCCTTCCCGACCACGTGTTCGACGCCAACATCACGCCCGGCGCCGCCGCCGTGATGTCCGTGGTGTTCGCCGTGGGCGCGGTCCTCTTCGCCATCCGCCGGCTGCGTGCGTTCGAAGTGGGCGAAGCGGGGTAACACCATCACACAGAGACACAGAGGGAACTGAAAGAACCCCAGAAGTGTTTCTCTGCTGCTTGTAGTTTCCTCCGTGCTCTCTGTGTGATTGTTCCAGCTGAGTTTGCCCCGCGCCGACTTCCGCGCTAATCTCCAGAACACGAACGCGCTCCCCGGCAACACGATGCGACGACTCCGCAGCCGAACCCTCATCGCCGGTGCCCTGATGGCATCCGCCGCCACCTTTGGCGCGTGCGGCGACGATTCCAACGCCGCCACCGAGACCGGCGCACCGGTGCGGCCGGTGACGATCGTCCGCAGCTATCCGCACGACCCCAAGGCGTTCACGCAGGGGCTCGTCTTCCGCAACGGCGAGCTGCTGGAGAGCACCGGCCGCTTCGGCGAGTCGTCGCTGCGGCGCGTGAAGCTGGAGACGGGCGAGGTGCTGCAGCGCGTCGACCTCCCCAAGGAGTACTTCGCCGAGGGGCTGGCCGTGATCGGGAACCGCGCCTTCCAGCTCACCTGGCAGAACGGCATCGCCTTCATCTACGACCTCACCACCTTCAAGCAGACCGGCACCTTTCGGTACGAGGGTGAGGGGTGGGGGCTGACCACCGACGGCACTTCGCTGATCCTGAGCGACGGATCGTCGGCGCTGCGCTTCATCGATCCCAACAGCTTCCAGGTGACGAAGACGCTGGAGGTGAAGAACGGGACGGAGTACGTGGACCAGCTCAACGAGCTGGAGTGGGTGCGCGGCGAGATCTGGGCGAACGTGTGGCACAAGGACTGGATCGCCCGCATCGATCCGCGCGACGGGCACGTGATCGGGTGGCTGGACGTGGGCGACCTCCTTCCCGAAGCCACCGCCGCCGACTCGGAGGCGGTGCCGAACGGGATCGCGTACGATGAGGCGACGGGGCGGCTCTTCGTTACCGGGAAGCTGTGGTCGCGGCTGTTCGAGGTATCGGCGCAGGAGCTGAAGGCGGCGACGACGCCGTAGCTTTGAAACCCGCGCGGCGGGCGCCGCGTAGGGACCCTCACGAGCGACGCGCCACCCTGACCGCGGCATCCCCATGTTCCTGCTACGCCTCATCCTGAACACGGTGGTCCTGGGCTTCGTCACCAAGGCCCTTGGACGCTTCTTCCCCATCCTGCTCCGCTTCCTGCGCCTGATCAAGCCGTAGGGATCTGGTCCGGCCGAGCGCTCGGTCCGGGCGGCCGCACCCGCGGCCGTCCGGACGTTTTGCGTGCGGCGTTCGCGGAGATAAGTTGGAGGGCGGCCCCCACGGCGGGGGCCGCCCTCATTTTCACGCACGAGACGGTGGCGATCCCCAACCCCTGGCGCGGCCTGCGCGGTCTTCCGGCGGACGTGTGGCTCCTCTTCGCCACCACGCTGGTGAACCGCACGGGGACGATGGCGCTCCCCTTCCTGGTGCTCTACCTCACGCAGCACATGCGGCTGCCGGCGCAGACCGCGGGGGCGGCGCTGACCGTGTACGGCATCGGCAGCCTGTGCAGCGCGCCGGTGGCGGGGCGGCTGTGCGACCGGCTGGGGGCGCTGCGGGTGATGGAGATCTCGCTCTTCCTCTCGGGAGCGCTCCTCCTCCTCTTTCCGCTGGCGCACTCCTTTCCGGCGGTGCTGGCGCTGACGCTGGCGTGGTCGCTCGCGGGGGAGGCGATCCGCCCCGCCAGCCTCGCCGCGCTGGCGGAGACCACGGCGCCGGAGCAGCGCAGGGCGGCCGTCTCGCTCAACCGGCTGGCCGTGAACCTGGGGATGAGCATCGGGCCGGCGGCGGGCGGGCTGCTGGCGACGCTCTCCTTTCCCATCCTCTTCGTGGTGGACGGGGCGAGCTCGCTGGCCGCCGGGGTGGTGCTGGCGGTGGCCTCGCGGCGCATGACGGCTCTGCGGAGCGCGCGCGGCGTCCCCGTGGCCGAGGCCGCCGCGGTGCCTCAGCTGAGCCCGCGCGCGCTGGCGGACGGGCGATTCCTCCTCTTCCTGGCGGGAAGCTTCCTGGTGGGGATCATCTTCTTCCAGCACTCCGCCGCCATGCCCCTCTTCCTGGTGCGCGACCTGGGGCTTTCCGCCGCGCTCTTCGGCATCCTCTTCCTGATCAACACGGTGCTGATCGTGCTGCTGGAAGTGCCGCTGAACCTGGCGATGGCGGGGTGGCCGCACCGGCGCACGCTGGTGCTGGGGTGCATCCTGTGCGGCGTGGGCTTCGGGTCGATGGCGCTCGCCTCGCTCCCCTGGCACCTGGTGCTGTGCACGCTCGTGTGGACTTTCGGCGAGATGATCCTCTTCCCCGGCACCGCCGCCTACGTCGCCGACGTGGCGCCCGCGGAGCGGCGGGGCGAGTACATGGGCGCCTACACGATGTCGTTCGGCCTCGCCTTCACAGTCGGCCCGTGGGCGGGAACGGTGGTGCTGGAACGCGCCGGGGCGGTGGTGCTGTGGAGCCTGATGCTCGTCCTGGGCATCGCCGCGGCGTTCGTGATGAGCCTGGCCGCATCCCGTAGTGCGCCCGGGGCCGCAGTGACGCGCTGAGTTCCCAACTGCATCTCACGCAGAGGCGCAGAGACGCAGGAGAGAACAGCAACGGCGGGGCTCACACAGAGACACGGAGCCACAGAGAGAAAAGCAAAAGAGTTTCCTCTGTGGCTTGAAGTTCCCTCTGTGCCCTCTGTGTGATGCTTTTCTCTGTTGTTTCTCCCCTGCGTCTCTGCGCCTCTGCGTGAGGCCAGCCGTTTCGTGACACCACACCGGGGCAGGCGCGGAAGATGCCCCGCGGCCAGCCTCACCTTTCTGACCCGAGGAGTAGTGGTATGGAAACCGTGCCCACCATCGCGCGGCAGCCTTCGCTGGATACGGTGCGGCTGCTCCTGCGCCCGCTGACCCCCGCGGACGCCCCGGCGGTGCAGCGGCTCGCGGGCGACAAGGAGGTGGCCTCCACCACGCTCAACATCCCGCACCCCTACCCGGACGGCGCGGCCGAGCTGTGGATCGGCACCCTGCCGCAGGCGTACGACAGCGGCGAGGCGGTGGTGTTCGGGATCGCGCTGCACGACGGCGGCGAGCTGGTGGGGACGTGCGGACTGCGGCTGGAGCTGCCCCACGCGCGTGCCGAGATCGGCTACTGGGTGGGGCGCGAGTACTGGGGGCGCGGCGTGGCGACCGAGGCGGCGCGCGCGGTGATCGACTACGCCTTCACGCGGCTGGGGGTGCGGCGGGTCTACGCGCACTTCTACACCCGCAACCCCGCCTCCGGCGCCGTCATGCGCAAGCTGGGCATGACGCACGAGGGGAGGCTGCGCGCGCACGTGCTCAAGTGGGGCGTGTTCGAGGACATCGAGCTGTACGGCGTGCTGCGGGACGAGTGGGATGGGTAGGCGGGCATTGCGGGCCCTCTCCCACTCGTTCCTCGCCGCCCCTCCCCCAATAACTACCTGGGGGAGGGGCGTCCTGTCATCCTGAAGGCCGGCCGCGACCGATGTCGTGAACCGGAGCGCCAGGCGGCGGTGGCGGGGAAGACACGGGCAGCCACCTGGGGCGGCCCCTACCTGGTTTTGGGTGCGAATGGGCCGCCGTCGAGGCTGGGAAAGGCGGGTAGACACGCAGGTCTGCCCCTGCGAGGCATCGATGCGCGTCAGGGCGGTGGAGCAGCGTCGGACACGGGCGCGATAAATCGCCGATAAATCGCGCCCCTACCGGATCGGTTGGACGCGCACGGATGCATGCGTGCGCCCCTCCCCCAGGTTGTTTTGGGGGAGGGGCCGCGAGGAACGAGCGGGGGAGGGGGCCCGCGAGCCTACCCCAGCAACCCCACGAACCTCCCCGCGATCGCCGTCCACGAGAAGTTCGCCGCCGTGTGCGCAGCCGCTCTGCGCGATGCTTCCGCCAGGCCCGCACGGTTTGCGCGGTGGCGGAGGATGGTGGCGGCGAAGGCTTCGGCGTCGCGGGTGGGAACCAGGTGGCCGTTCTCGCCCTCGCGAACCACGTCGCTGATCCCCTCCAGCTCCGCCGCGAGGACGGGCATTCCGCACAGCCCCGCCTCCAGCATCACCACGCCGAAGCCCTCGATGTCGCCGGGGACGTGGATGTTGGGCATCACGAAGAGGTCGCCGCCGCGGTACAGGGTGCGGAGCATCTCCTCGCTCACCTTGCCCAGCATCCGCACGCGGCCGGCGAGGGCGCGGCGCTCGATGGCAGCCTGGATCTGGGGCGTGGTGGGGCCCTCGCCCGTCACCAGGTAAAGGACGTCACGCGGGAGGCGCGGCATCACGGCGTCCACGAACCAGTGGAAGCCCTTTCGCTCCTGATGTCGCCCCACGCTGCACAGGATCAGCGTGTCGTCCGGCACCGTCTCGCCGATGGCGGCGAGGAGCTCGCGGCGGGCGGCGGCGCGGTCGTGCGGCGGGGCAAAGAGCGCCGTGTCCACGCCGCAGGGCACGACGTGCATCTTGGACTCCGGCAGGCCACGGAGGAGGCACTCCTGGCCCGTGGCGCGGCTGATGGGGAAGACCAGGTCCAGCGCGCCGAACACGCGCGGCACCAGCCACTGGTACCCCGGCGTGGGGAGCGTCACGTCGCGGCCCACCGGGATGGCGGCCATACGCGCGCCGCCTCGCGTGACCGCCGCGCGTAGGGCGACGGAGAGCGAGGCGGTGACCATCGAGGAGAAGAGGACCACGTCGATCTTCTCGCGCGCCACGGTGCGCGGGATGCGGCGCAGGAGGCCGGCCATGTAGCCCGGCATCCGGTACGGCGTGGCCTTCCACGAAGTCTCCAGCACGTGCGAGTGCAGCTCGACGCCCGGATGGAGGGCGAGCGCGTCGTGGAGCCCGGTGGCCACGCGCTGCATCCCGCCGACGTTGGAGAGGGGCTGGCCGCGCAGAGGGA
Above is a genomic segment from Longimicrobium sp. containing:
- a CDS encoding cytochrome D1 domain-containing protein — translated: MRLLSTLLLALAALPGALHAQRGDLLVVANKQAATATLLDVASGRTVATLPTGVGPHEVAVSRDGRWAVVTNYGAQTPGSSLTLIDLDRRAVTKTIPLGEYRRPHGAAFLPNGQLAVTVETNRAVLIVDLNRGTVLRALPTGEAGSHMLSVSPDGRTIYTANMGGGSVTALDATGRTPARTAKVAPRTEGIALSPDGRRLWVGSNQDNTVIVLDAATLAPLDTLPAPGLPYRLALTPDGRRAVVSNPMLGAVRVFDAAAPRETALVQIPAGTAGEGGAGPVGFALSPDGRTAFVALQGRNQVGVLDLATGTLTRYMDVGTGPDGIAYARRRR
- a CDS encoding L,D-transpeptidase; the encoded protein is MMRLFHPDRLRAALAGVVLAAAALPLAAQQPDARAPLARPVAAARPQAMPAPAARPRPRARPMTREQVEEAARTARGRRLIVSLDERRLWSMDNGDTLYSAPIAVGKGTELSFGGARWNFTTPFGVRRVRSKETNPVWTPPDWHYVELARDSSWKLVRLERGRPITLPDRSRLEVRGERIGRVVAGRFEPIPADEEVIYGDTLFIPPLGTANRRVEGELGAFKLALGDGYMIHGTPHQDSIGQAATHGCIRMKDQDISYIYHTVPVGTAVYIY
- a CDS encoding ABC transporter ATP-binding protein, which gives rise to MPLISVQDLTHRYPGGVTALDGLSLELEPGIIGFVGANGAGKSTFIKILLGLLTPTQGTVRVLDRDAIADSLAVRQLVGYMPEHDCLPPQLTATELVSHMGRLAGLPRAAARERTAEMLRHVGLYEERYRPVSGYSTGMKQRVKLAQALVHDPRLLLLDEPTNGLDPAGRDEMLELIERTGTEFGIAVLVCSHLLGEIERVCDFLVAIDGGRLLSAAPLGSFTGEEGVLAVEVDEGTDELLARLTADGVEAHAEGSLLLLPLRGDGPYDAVRDAAADLGLALVRMEPRRHSLQELFRTPATGDAHAPRR
- a CDS encoding ABC transporter ATP-binding protein, whose amino-acid sequence is MSAAFAPNTPALELRGASRWYGNVVAINDVSFSLAAGITGLLGPNGAGKSTLLHMMAGFLAPSAGSVLVEGRPAWRNPEAYRALGLVPEREAVQPFLTAREFVRFNAVMQGVADPAGATERALEEVDLLGAADRKIGTFSKGMRQRAKVAGALVHDPRILLLDEPFNGMDPGQRLHMMELLRAQADAGRTVLISSHILEELDRLADSVLVLVAGRLAASGHFREIRRLMTDRPHTFVLRSSDDRRLAAALFADPSVAGAELSSAGLTVRTEDRSAFAHALPKVARAMGVTLREVRPSDESLESVFSYLVQR
- a CDS encoding ABC transporter permease subunit is translated as MILAVERALASVTARQILARRRALVLAAFGLSPVLIAALFRRGGDAALTNVIELETMIILPVILPIIALVIATGVFGAEIDDGTALYVLSKPVARWRIVLTRVLVAAAVTTLLTAPAALLVVPVAGVIEPRTIGMAFAVAVAVGALLYSAVFVALSLVTRRALVAGLVYVVVWEGIIATQAPGARYLSIIQFILTLAQLIAGLPDHVFDANITPGAAAVMSVVFAVGAVLFAIRRLRAFEVGEAG
- a CDS encoding glutaminyl-peptide cyclotransferase; translated protein: MRRLRSRTLIAGALMASAATFGACGDDSNAATETGAPVRPVTIVRSYPHDPKAFTQGLVFRNGELLESTGRFGESSLRRVKLETGEVLQRVDLPKEYFAEGLAVIGNRAFQLTWQNGIAFIYDLTTFKQTGTFRYEGEGWGLTTDGTSLILSDGSSALRFIDPNSFQVTKTLEVKNGTEYVDQLNELEWVRGEIWANVWHKDWIARIDPRDGHVIGWLDVGDLLPEATAADSEAVPNGIAYDEATGRLFVTGKLWSRLFEVSAQELKAATTP
- a CDS encoding MFS transporter — translated: MAIPNPWRGLRGLPADVWLLFATTLVNRTGTMALPFLVLYLTQHMRLPAQTAGAALTVYGIGSLCSAPVAGRLCDRLGALRVMEISLFLSGALLLLFPLAHSFPAVLALTLAWSLAGEAIRPASLAALAETTAPEQRRAAVSLNRLAVNLGMSIGPAAGGLLATLSFPILFVVDGASSLAAGVVLAVASRRMTALRSARGVPVAEAAAVPQLSPRALADGRFLLFLAGSFLVGIIFFQHSAAMPLFLVRDLGLSAALFGILFLINTVLIVLLEVPLNLAMAGWPHRRTLVLGCILCGVGFGSMALASLPWHLVLCTLVWTFGEMILFPGTAAYVADVAPAERRGEYMGAYTMSFGLAFTVGPWAGTVVLERAGAVVLWSLMLVLGIAAAFVMSLAASRSAPGAAVTR
- a CDS encoding GNAT family N-acetyltransferase, translated to METVPTIARQPSLDTVRLLLRPLTPADAPAVQRLAGDKEVASTTLNIPHPYPDGAAELWIGTLPQAYDSGEAVVFGIALHDGGELVGTCGLRLELPHARAEIGYWVGREYWGRGVATEAARAVIDYAFTRLGVRRVYAHFYTRNPASGAVMRKLGMTHEGRLRAHVLKWGVFEDIELYGVLRDEWDG
- a CDS encoding glycosyltransferase family 4 protein; protein product: MKGLRILYVSHSFPLRGQPLSNVGGMQRVATGLHDALALHPGVELHSHVLETSWKATPYRMPGYMAGLLRRIPRTVAREKIDVVLFSSMVTASLSVALRAAVTRGGARMAAIPVGRDVTLPTPGYQWLVPRVFGALDLVFPISRATGQECLLRGLPESKMHVVPCGVDTALFAPPHDRAAARRELLAAIGETVPDDTLILCSVGRHQERKGFHWFVDAVMPRLPRDVLYLVTGEGPTTPQIQAAIERRALAGRVRMLGKVSEEMLRTLYRGGDLFVMPNIHVPGDIEGFGVVMLEAGLCGMPVLAAELEGISDVVREGENGHLVPTRDAEAFAATILRHRANRAGLAEASRRAAAHTAANFSWTAIAGRFVGLLG